Proteins encoded together in one Diabrotica undecimpunctata isolate CICGRU chromosome 3, icDiaUnde3, whole genome shotgun sequence window:
- the LOC140435835 gene encoding uncharacterized protein codes for MFRVCVLAMLICAARAGVIGLGGYDDGHGLYASAPVAVAAPVALAHAPVAVAHAPVAVAHGATSWQNNNLLALNPTAVVTKVAAPVAVAAPVYTKVAAPVAIAPWALGKGLAYGLH; via the exons ATGTTCCGAGTG TGTGTACTTGCTATGCTCATCTGCGCCGCCCGTGCTGGCGTCATTGGTCTAGGAGGCTACGACGATGGGCATGGTCTTTATGCCTCAGCTCCTGTAGCTGTAGCTGCTCCAGTAGCTTTAGCTCATGCCCCCGTCGCTGTAGCGCATGCTCCCGTAGCTGTAGCGCATGGAGCGACTTCCTGGCAAAACAACAACTTGCTAGCTTTGAATCCAACGGCCGTTGTTACCAAAGTTGCTGCTCCAGTTGCTGTTGCTGCCCCCGTCTACACTAAAGTTGCCGCTCCTGTCGCTATTGCTCCATGGGCCTTAG GAAAAGGTTTGGCTTACGGATTACACTAA